CGATTTCTCTAAGGAATCCTAGATTTtacagggaaaaacaaacaaacaaacaaacaaaaccctaaaccAGAATTCATTTAATTCCCCACAATAAACTGTCATCATTTTAGTTACGAGAAAATTTTTACCAGGAGAAACCATATAAATAGCCACTTGGCTATTTTTATTCTCTATTGATAGAGCAAGTAATACTAACTTTATTATATATATGGCCTTTACTAAAATAGTATCAAAGTCAAGATGCATAATCTGACACACACCAAATACATatgtaataaagaaatgactatgTGGCCATTGTTTATCATAACTTCAAAGCACAATTTCTAAGAAAACTTTAAATGTTTAGCTACTATGTAATACCCCTAAAGCTCATTTTCTTGATCAACACaattctttaagaagaaaaactgTGTCCTGAGTGCAATTCTGATTTTTCCTAGATTGGTTTACTGATGACTGGACACATTAGACTGAGATATACCACATCAAAGTGCTTAATTCATTTGCTGGAAATCTGTCACTTGAGCTTAAATGCTAAAATTTTACTCCTGACTTCAGACTGTAAAAATGTTAGTGCATATCAACCTGTAACCAGAGCTAAGGATTTATTCAAATCAATGAAACTCAAAATAGTGGTACCTTTAGCTGTATCAATTCTGCTCTCAGGTCTTGTAGTTCAGATTCTCTTTGTTCAAGCAATAGCTTCAGGTTTTCATGTTCTATTACAAGAAGCTTTTCATTACGGACTTCATTTTGGCTGTGTAATGTCTGAAATAATTCTTCAACTTGAGCTAAGAGAGTCTGATTTTCAAGGCTTGTTTTTTCATTAGCATTCTTCATTTCTAGAAGATCAAGTTGCAAGGTCTCTTTTGATGAcgtggtttcttctaattctttcCTTAAGAGAATTTTCTCCTGCTCAGAGTCTTTAAGTAAAGCTGTAAGCTCTTCATGTTGAGCTACACTTTCTTCTTGAAGGCACTTaatctttctttctaattctaaTACTCGCTCGTCGTATTCAAAGACCAAgttatgtttttcttcctttatttttgctAAGGATTCACCTACAGCTTGAAGAACTTTTACAACATCTTCCTCTTCGTTTTCTTCTAAAATGTTTGGCCCCATTTGTTTAAGATAGCCATATAACTGAGTTTTGACAAATGACTTCTGAACTTGCTCATTTTCAAACACTTTATTTAAGTTATCTCGCTCTTCAACCATTAACTGGAGTTTTTCTTCTAATTCAGTCACATGTTCTTTATGGGCAAAATCTTTTTGAGATTGAAGAGTTTCCAAATCCCTACTCAACTGGACCTTTTCAGTCAGTAGTTTATCGTTCTCCTCATAAAGAGACTGGATTTTAGATGACAATGCTTCTTGGTCTTCAGTCATAGTTTTTATTTGAACCATAATGCTTTGGTCATTTTGACTCCTTTCTCTTAATATTTCATCTAGTTTCCCTGTTAATTCATCTACTCTTTGTCTCAGCTCACTGTTGTGCTGGGTGGTTTGCTCTGCCGCTTCCCTGAGTTCAATGGTCAATCTCTGTTCCCTTTCCCATTTCTGATGGAGATTATCTATCTCGGCATGGCAAGTTTTCATCTTACTTACAAATTCATCTTTTTCTTCAGCAAGAGAACTTATCTTTGCTTCTAATTCTTGTAACACAGTATCTTTCTGACCAAGACTGGCTAAGTACATGCTATTGTCTGCCTTAAGGCTCTTTATGGTACTTTCAAGTTCAGGTACTAACTCTTGATGAGAtagtaactttttattttctcgTTGGAGGCAATTCACAGTTTCAAGAAGAGCATCTTTTTCATTAAAAGCAGTTCTCAGCTTCTGCTGAAGCTCATGAACATCAGACGCTTGCTGTTGCTTCATTGTTTCAAACTCTTGACTTATTTTTCCTGCAGATTCTCCTAGTTCTGTTTGTAAAATTTCCATCATCTCTCGTAAACTCTCATAATTTAGGATTGCTTCTTGCTTTTCATGATGTAGATTTTCACACTGTTCCTTAAGACCCTGTATTTCAAACATTAatgctaatttttctttttctgaacctGACATGAACGTCTCACTAAGCTCAGAGATTTCTTTCTGATGGACTTCCCGAAGATGCTGTATTTCTTTGTTATGCTGTTCCACAGCACAGCAAAGCTGTCTATTTAAATCCTCttgttcatattttaatttttctactatATAGCCCTGTTCTTCTTTAGCCAGCAGCAGTTCATTAATTTTAAACTCCAAGTCTTCTCGTTCATGGAAAAACTCATCTTTTATATGTTGGGCCTCCATTTCAAGTTTTAACTTTAGATTATTCATGTAAGTCACCTCATCTTTTAAGATACTATGTTGAGATTCCAGTTCTTTTAAAGAGTCTTCCAACTGTCTGACTTTATCATTTACTGTTTGTTCTGCAAAAGTATCTTCTTGTAAGGGCAAAGAGTGATGTTGGTTCTCCTGTTTTGAATCTGAGGTGCCTTCATTTAAGTTTTCCAATTCACAATGGTATTTCTCCTGATTGTTCTCACTTCCCTCACACTGTTGCACTCTGTTGTCTTTTAGCTTATTTATTTCTGCTTCATGTTCTTTAGCCAATATTTCCATTTGAGACATCAGCTCATTGACTTCTTCTTTGTGTGCAGCTCTCAGCTGCAAAATCTCTTCTTGAAAAGTATCAATATCTTTTTGGTATTGCCGAGTGTTCTCCTCAATGACTTTTTGGAGATGAATAATCTCTTGCTTTTTTTCATCATTGGTAGCTTCTAACTGCTTTTGTAGACATAAAACTTGTTCCTCAAATCTTGCAGTAATGTTATGAATCTCTTCTTGTAGTTGTTTAACTCTATCTTCGGAGTCACTTTGAGATTTAAGCTGTTCTAAAAGCTCCAATTGTTTATTTGCAGCTTCTTCCAGTTCTTGTTGTAAGCTGGCTTTTTCTTTACTGTGCTCTGACTGCACTGCCATCAATTCATTTTTCAAGCTTTCAATTTCATTTacatagtttctctgtgactGTTCAAACTCTTTGTGTGTATCCTCCAGTTTTGTTACAGAATCCTATTATAAAAATAACCACAAATAAgtcaaagatgaaagaaatcacTATCTGCATGAAAGGGTTAACCAGATGGGAAAAGAGATGAACAGAATATAGCTAGAGAAATATGATACTGAGATTTCAAGAATTTTGTTTAGGGTTTGCCTTAGTTAAGTAGAACTATAATCATCAATATAAAATCTATACTTAAAGGAATACAACTAGGAAACCTCtgtactttaaagaaaataaatgatgtaaCTTAAAAGGCTTTAATTTATAGCTCCTAACCAGATTAATAAGAGAAATTTTAGAGAACATAAGCTTaaattttacagataagaaagtAAAAATGTGCTACTAAATATCCTAAAACTGAACAGATATAATATTTAGAGTTGTGAAAAACTCAAAACCTTAAGACTTTTATTAAAGAATGACATGGCTATAAGAAAGATTAAATGGTGCAAAAAGTAAAATGCTAGTCTATTTCTGCCTAACTACATGCTTTTAGTGTTGTTAGCCTAACTGGGAATTGAGTCCAgggcctccacacacaggcaaacactttactactGGGCTATATCCCTACTCCTCTTTTaactttttgacacagggtcttacaAAGTTGCTGTAAACTGGCCCTGATTTTGCACCGTAggccagactggccctgaacttgtgAACCTCACAcctttagcctcctgagtagctggaattaTGGGCCTGTGGTTCCAGAGCTGACTCTTTTGTGATAAAGGGGTAAGATTGGATAGACATCCTTTAAAAACACTCAATTATTTATCGTGTGCTAATGTTGTAGGTGTGcatgtaccatggcatgtgtggTTATAGACAACTtataggagtcagttttctcttttaatcCTGTAGGTTCTGGGGGCAGGTCACCAAGCTTGGAGACAAGCACCTCTATCTGTTGAGCCAACTTGCTGGCTCCTTTTATTACAGAAAGTGCCTTGCTAAGTATCTCTGGCTGCCCTTGACCTTGACATCTTCCTGTCTAAACCAAGTGCTGGTATATGTCCCCATGCTTGGCTAGATTAGATTCTTAAGATACCATTCAGCCATAAAATTCATGAATATTCAGTGTAACTTaacaaaaaacaaggacaaacaaataaaaacccacatTAAATGCCTTACCTCAACCTCTtgcttcattttaatattttcctttttcagacACAGACACTGTTGTTCAGTCTCTGCTTTGTCCAGAAGAAGAGTGTCCAGGCGCTCAGTAAGTACCTGTTTTGGAAATGACATGATTTGTTTGCATGAGGCAAAAAACAatagtgttttgttctttgttctccCAGACCCAATCTCCCAATcttatccccagctctgcagcagaacaCCTATGGCAGCCTTTCTCGCacccctgcttccatctcctgtgGATTCCACAGATCTTTCCCTTCCAACCTCACTCCCACAATTGTTGCCTTTTGCctagcccccaactccagcaggcacccACTACTAACCCACAGGCCACACACCCCCAAAACCAGGTAGGGGCCTGCAGATTTTCTATTCTAGCTCTGTCCCCTCAGATTCAATCCCCCAAATGTTATCCCCAGCTCTGCAACAGAACACATGTGGTGGCTTTCCCTGCCCCCTCTCACCCCTTGTGGATCCTACAGGTATTCACCTTCTAACCATCCTTCACTCAACTTACTGCTGTGTCCAAGACCCCAACCCCAACAGCCATCCCCTGCTAACCCAAGGGCAATTAAGAAGGCTGAAGGCTGACCTACACCTATCCTACTGCTTCTGAGacccttcctcccccactctcCAGCAGGAAACCCATGGAAGTCTCCCAAAGATATTCTCCTCCAACCTTCTTTTTCCCAACTCATCCCAGTatcccagcctccaacaccagcaggccttccctgtgaacacaccagcAGAGCAGGCCAGGAAAATAGCCATCACACTCtgaaatccagagaggaaacagaaaccaaggagcaAAACACCCAGACAACAAAGACAAAGCCAGAAATCATCCCAAACTCATATGCCTAGATGCCAGTATAAAAGCACAATCAGTAACAGTTGGGGCAATGTATCTCTACTAGAGCCCAGCTAACCTAACACAGCAGGCCCCAAACAGTGCAAAATAGCTAAAGCATAagaaaagaccttaaaacagcctttatgaatatgatagggGTCcttaaagagtaaataaataaatctcttaaagaatcaaggaaaatacaaataaacagtggaggaaatgaataaaagattTAAGACcggaaagtggaaatagaattaataaagaaaaacaaactgacaGTATTCTggaaacaaaaaacctaggaatTTGAACATGAATTGCAGAGGCAAACTtcaccaacagaattcaagagatggaagacagactcTGAGGTGCTGAAGACATGACAGAatattggtcaaagaaaatgttagatctaaaaaactttttttttaaaaaagattttatttatttattatgtatacaacattctgctcccatatacatctgcataccagaagagggcaccagatcttataatggatggttgtgagccaccatgtggttgctgggaattgaactcaggacctctgaaagagcagttggtactcttaatcgctgagccatctctccagcccctagatctaaaaaactcttttttttttccattcatttatttagctcataaataaagtcatgcacaattacgatacataatacagtatgttcacaatggcatggctaaattaaatcaattaacatgttatatcacacatattcatcatttttgttttgagaacacttaaagtatactatctcacaacttttaaaatatagcatattgttatcaaccatatttatcatgctctcagtagacctcaagacatcacagaatccatgcctcttgtccaactgcagttttatatccttaaaccaatcatttctaAAAAACTCAACACACAAAATCTAGGAAATCTGTGACACCATGAAatgacaaaacctaagaataggtatagaggaaggaaaagaaacccagctcaaaggaCCATAAaatgccacaccaaatccagtagattctgtgtgacaagttccaaaGACTAAAgagataacttcaaaagaagaagGTCTCCTTGAAATGGTTGTGGGACTCTcggccagagaaaaatattgtgtCATAGTTTTCCTGGCAATCGCTATTCctctattcttttctcatattaatttcttttctcataTTAATGAAATGATCCTGAAAGCcgatgctgacattttaaacaaaagatatAAATGAAAAACCGTCCCCTGAGATGAGGTCACTAACCATGACCTCATCTCCAGGAAAACCAGCACTTTTCAAATCATTCAcatcattcacataagtacaatTAGTATTGacgaaaactttcccaacaataaaatttcataggGCTGTATATGTGTAATTGAGAATAGTTTCAAATGTTTGGGAAAGAAAGTTTTTTgataagaaaaattcaaaatagctcaatatttcaaaaattcaCAAAAGCTAGGCAAcaaatgttaaacaataactgaccataaaaaatatatttaacctGATCTTAGAAAATAGGCTGTTAGCTGTGGTTAGCCTCGaatgattttctgatttattgTTAGCTTTGGATAAGTTGTATGCTACTGTGCCTAGTAACAATGATATCATTTGTTCTATCTGGGTTTGCTTCAGTGAGAAGCTATGCTTTATCCTGATAAAAAGCCTTGCTGGAAAGCTGCAAAATACACTGATTCAAACtacctctgtgtttgtttctgtttgtcactgcaGAATCCTTACCCAACTAGTCTTCGAGAACCCTCATCCCAGGGATCCCTATACCTGGCTGGGGTGGGTTGTGGCAagaaaacactttcaacaaaatcatagaaaattttcctaacctaaaggagatgcctatcaaggtacaagaagcatacaagccgggcgttggtggcgcacacttttaatcccagcactcgggaggcagagacaggtggatctctgtgagtttgaggccaacctggtctaccagcgagttccaggacagactccaaaacaatacagagaaaccctgtctcaaaaaacaaaacaaaacaaaataaaacaccagatagattggaccagaaaattggaccttgacacataataatcaaaacactaaatatacaaaacaaaaaaagcattaaaagccacaagaaaaaaacaccaagtaaaatacagaggcagacctattagaattacacttgacttatcaatggagactctaaagtCAGAAGGGCCTGGgcagatgtgctgcagactctaagagaccacatatgccagcccagactaccatacccagcaacaCTTGAAATCAACATAGATGgcgaaaataagatattccatgataaagtcaaatttaaacaatatttacctacaaatccagtcctacagaaggtgctagaagtaAAACTCCAACTTAAGACCAtgaaaaaataggaaataaataatctcacaccagaaaaatcaaaagaagagaagtgcatatgcatgcgtgtgcatacacacacacacacacacacacacacacacacacccatcaacaataacaagaaaataacaggaatcaacaatcactgATCTCAGTATCAATGGTTTCAATTTCCTCATaaagacacagactaatagaAAGGATGTGAACAcaggatccattcttctgctgcatccaagaaacaggCATCAACACAaaggatagacattacctcaggtaaagagttggaaaaagattccaagcaaatggacctaagaagcaagctgtaGCCACTTTAATAaccaacaaaatagacttcaaaccaaaactaatcaaaagagatagggaaggggACTATATACTCATCAAACAAAAATTTACTTTTGCCTAGTATGGTGgtgtatatctttaatcccagcactcaagaggcagaaggcagaaccctgtcttttttttccctttttaacttTCTATGCAATTCTTCTTAGGTTCCTACAGAGACATGTCTTCTATCAAAATGAGCTGTTAATCCAGTAAGGAAGTTTGACTAAGTAACCTAGCAAACAGGTGTGTAGCATAAGGAAGCAGTGCTGGCATTCGTGGGATCACTGTCAAAGTCCAGTCTCAGAGCTGCAACAGATCtagaggacagccagagcaattCCTTGCAGGAGACAGAAGGCTTCGTGAAGCAGGAGTGCTATGCAAATGGAAAGAGACACACTGAAGCTATATCCTGAAGCAGCAACAGGTCTACCGTGTGTGTTATGGAGGATAAAGGAAACAATAAACAACTCTAAAGTTAAATGGTGCAAAATCTGGTGATGGCACTAACCCACCAAGTGATGGTGATCAGACAGCATGAATTGAGATTACAAGTGAAATGTTTTAAGATACCcgcccacacacccacccaccactgACAGCTAGAAGTGCAGCTATTCAATCTGGGTCAGTAGTTGTTATTCAGCGGTATAGATCTATTCGTACATCATCACTGAAGTGCTACACATGGCCAAGTTTTCCGTGGCGGTCAGAGCAGGAAAGGTCTGGAAGTAATAACCATAAGGAAGGAGGGCTATTGCCGTTTGTCTGAACTGAGTCAACAGCCCTCTCTACCATTCTCACTGTGAGTTAAAGAACTGAAAAACTAAACCAC
The Cricetulus griseus strain 17A/GY chromosome 1 unlocalized genomic scaffold, alternate assembly CriGri-PICRH-1.0 chr1_1, whole genome shotgun sequence genome window above contains:
- the Gcc2 gene encoding GRIP and coiled-coil domain-containing protein 2 codes for the protein MEDPVQDGVAAAPSGTGKSKLETLPREDLIKFAKKQMMLLQKAKARCTELDKEIEELKSKPVDGGTDDIIKVLTERLDTLLLDKAETEQQCLCLKKENIKMKQEVEDSVTKLEDTHKEFEQSQRNYVNEIESLKNELMAVQSEHSKEKASLQQELEEAANKQLELLEQLKSQSDSEDRVKQLQEEIHNITARFEEQVLCLQKQLEATNDEKKQEIIHLQKVIEENTRQYQKDIDTFQEEILQLRAAHKEEVNELMSQMEILAKEHEAEINKLKDNRVQQCEGSENNQEKYHCELENLNEGTSDSKQENQHHSLPLQEDTFAEQTVNDKVRQLEDSLKELESQHSILKDEVTYMNNLKLKLEMEAQHIKDEFFHEREDLEFKINELLLAKEEQGYIVEKLKYEQEDLNRQLCCAVEQHNKEIQHLREVHQKEISELSETFMSGSEKEKLALMFEIQGLKEQCENLHHEKQEAILNYESLREMMEILQTELGESAGKISQEFETMKQQQASDVHELQQKLRTAFNEKDALLETVNCLQRENKKLLSHQELVPELESTIKSLKADNSMYLASLGQKDTVLQELEAKISSLAEEKDEFVSKMKTCHAEIDNLHQKWEREQRLTIELREAAEQTTQHNSELRQRVDELTGKLDEILRERSQNDQSIMVQIKTMTEDQEALSSKIQSLYEENDKLLTEKVQLSRDLETLQSQKDFAHKEHVTELEEKLQLMVEERDNLNKVFENEQVQKSFVKTQLYGYLKQMGPNILEENEEEDVVKVLQAVGESLAKIKEEKHNLVFEYDERVLELERKIKCLQEESVAQHEELTALLKDSEQEKILLRKELEETTSSKETLQLDLLEMKNANEKTSLENQTLLAQVEELFQTLHSQNEVRNEKLLVIEHENLKLLLEQRESELQDLRAELIQLKDSLEKSPSVKNDQLSLVKELEEKIGSLEKESKDKDEKISKIKLVAVKAKKELDSNKKEAQTLREELESVRSEKDRLSASMKEFIQGAENYKNLLLEYDKQSEQLDVEKERANNFEHHIEDLTKQLRNSTCQCEKLNSDNEDLLARIETLQSNAKLLEAQILEVQKAKGIVDKELEAEKLQKEQKIKEHVSTVNELEGLQLQFEKEKKQLQKTMQELELVKKDAQQTTLMNMEIADYERLMKELNQKLTNKNSKIEDLEQEIKIQKQKQENLQEEMTSLQTSVQHSEEKNTKIKQLLVKTKKELADSKQAEADHLLLQASLKGELEASQQQVEVYKIQLAEITSEKHKIHEHLKTSAEQHQRTLSAYQQRVAALQEESRTAKAEQAAVTSEFESYKVRVHNVLKQQKNKSVSQAETEGAKQEREHLEMLIDQLKIKLQDSQNSLQINVSELQTLQSEHDTLLERHNRMLQETVTKEAELREKLCSVQSENTVMKSEHAQTVCQLTAQNEALRNSFRDQVRHLQDEHRKTVETLQHQLSKVEAQLFQLKSEPSTRSPASSHQPLKNPRERRNTDLPLLDMHTVAREEGEGMETTDSESVSSAGTHIPSLEQLLSSPDTKLEQHLAEPSLWHAEFTKEELAEKLSSTTKSADHLNGLLRETEATNAILMEQIKLLKSEIRRLERNQEREKSVANLEYLKNVLLRFIFLKPGSERERLLPVIDTMLQLSPEEKGKLATVAQGEEESASRSSGWASYLHSWSGLR